The genome window taaaaacgCCAGTAAAATTGATACTCATCTACAGCAAGAAAACAGCAGGTTTCGTTGGAAAACATATATTGTCTTATTCAGTACTAAGTTTTATCCTTTTACTAATTTTAAAACACTTGAACGTATCGGTTGACCTAAGACTGGACAAGAGGAATCAGTCTAGCGACTCTTCTAGGATTGAAAGAACATTACTTTTCATAAATCAGTTATGCAGTATAAATAGAATATATCTACAGATATGCTGAATTATTGTAATACTTTAATCTTGTATATGCCCTTCTGCAAATGTCAGGAGTGAAATCCCacatatattttttgaagctatatctcttttgtcttttccgTTACAAATTACGAATCCCATCGCATGGCTGAGATTATTTATCGCTCTTAAAACAATTTTATACAGAATAGAAACAAGGAATAGCATCACTTGAATTTTTGCTGCACTGGTAATCTAATCGGTTGACGACCGTAACAGCTCAGCTATTTTTATGCAAATACGTAAAGAATTATGTCCAAGTACAAATGGAGAGATTTGCTGGACCTTAATAGTAAAGAGAAGAGTTACATGTCTCCGCTAGCATGTGTGGCACATATTGATGCAAATGCGTTCTTTGCTCAGGTCGAACAAGTACGATGTGGCTATTCCAGAGAAGATCCTGTTGTAGCTGTCCAATGGACTTCAATTCTAGCTATTTCTTATGCAGCAAGAAAGTATGATATATCACGAATGGATAGCATTATTGATGCCTTGAAGAAATGTGACAAGCTAATACCAATACATACAGCGGTATTCCGAAAAGGCGAAGACTACTGGCAGTACCATGACGGTTGTGGGATGTGGGTAAAtgacgaaaagaaaaagctcaGGCCGACAGAATATAAAGTTGCTTTGGAACCATATCGAAGGGAGAGCCGAAAACTCCTcaagattcttcaaaatgaaTATGATCTAGTAGAAAAGGCAAGTGTTGACGAGGCGTTCGTTGATTTAGGCAGAAAAGTGTTTTATGGATTACTTATGGATAGCGAATTTGACGAATTTGATGAGATTAGGACACTGTTCCGTGAAGGCAATTATAGCTTAGATGACTATCTTCCAAAATTACCAAGCATAAAGAAACTTCAGTACAGCGGAAATGTGTACAACGACGAGAATGTGCCTTATTTTGAAGATTGGGATGATGTGTTAATGTGCATTGGAAGCATTTCCATGAACAGTGTGCGCTCTCAAATTGATCACCAGCTCGGTTATACAACATCTTGCGGAATTTCTATGACAAAGAACGTTTGTAAACTTGCTTCTAACTTCAAGAAACCTAATGCTCAAACTATTGTCAGAAATAGTTGTATAAACGATTTCCTTGATAACGGATCATTCGAGATAAACTCCTTCTGGACATTGGGTGGTATCAGAGGCCAAGAATTAATGCAATTAATGAATCTTCCCTTTGTGGGTTCCATAAAATACATTAGAGATTCATGGCCCAATTCAAGTGAGGACATAAGACAATTCCTATCCAGAAGTATTGAATCGAGAGGTGGACTCGAGTCAGAGTTTAACATAAATGCCACAGATATCGCGGAACTCAGCAACAAAGTGTATCAGCTTGTAAGAGGTCAGTACAAACTTCCCATACAACCTAAACCCTTGCCAAAATCGATGATgtcaaataaaaatataagGAACGATGATTGCAGTAACGTGGTGGATTGTATTGAATGGCTTGAAGTGTTTTGCAGCGAGCTAGCCTATAGAGTGCTAGACTTGGAACAAGAgcatgaaaaaaagattgtCCCAAGAACCATGTCAATAATGATCAGAGGAAAAGCCGGCATAAAACATAGTCTTCAGAAAAGAATAACGATAACTTCGAGTTCGATAAGTTCAAGGGAGTTATTTGTGAATGCTACAAAGCTTATAAATGAAATTGACAAACAATATGGGAAAAATCCTGGCATATATCCGCTCCGAGGATTAGCGTTAACTATTTCAAACTTCGATGTACTTGACAAAGGTAAGAGTGTTGTGGAATTATTCGGAAATGTTGCTAGCGTGAAAAATGGCGGTAGCATTGACCCTTTCTCTGAAGAGCCTACCAGTGCACAATCACAGCCAATAAACGGGTCTGAACAGAAGTCGGAACAACAACTTGTCCCTGTATCacagaaaacaaataatCTACAATGCAAGACATGCGGAGAAACTCTTCCCGATGCAAAATCCTTTCAAGAACATACAG of Kluyveromyces marxianus DMKU3-1042 DNA, complete genome, chromosome 3 contains these proteins:
- the RAD30 gene encoding DNA-directed DNA polymerase eta; the protein is MSKYKWRDLLDLNSKEKSYMSPLACVAHIDANAFFAQVEQVRCGYSREDPVVAVQWTSILAISYAARKYDISRMDSIIDALKKCDKLIPIHTAVFRKGEDYWQYHDGCGMWVNDEKKKLRPTEYKVALEPYRRESRKLLKILQNEYDLVEKASVDEAFVDLGRKVFYGLLMDSEFDEFDEIRTLFREGNYSLDDYLPKLPSIKKLQYSGNVYNDENVPYFEDWDDVLMCIGSISMNSVRSQIDHQLGYTTSCGISMTKNVCKLASNFKKPNAQTIVRNSCINDFLDNGSFEINSFWTLGGIRGQELMQLMNLPFVGSIKYIRDSWPNSSEDIRQFLSRSIESRGGLESEFNINATDIAELSNKVYQLVRGQYKLPIQPKPLPKSMMSNKNIRNDDCSNVVDCIEWLEVFCSELAYRVLDLEQEHEKKIVPRTMSIMIRGKAGIKHSLQKRITITSSSISSRELFVNATKLINEIDKQYGKNPGIYPLRGLALTISNFDVLDKGKSVVELFGNVASVKNGGSIDPFSEEPTSAQSQPINGSEQKSEQQLVPVSQKTNNLQCKTCGETLPDAKSFQEHTDFHVSVQLSERINGVSEDSPTISHAERLLLFGKRTKSRKGTRKKSPEGGILKFFKK